The nucleotide sequence GGGAATGCCTGGCCCGCTTTGGCGAGCGCCTCACCGGCTTTGCACCGGCCCATGTGCGCGCCGTGGCAACACAGACACTGCGTGAAGCCTGCAATGCCGATGAATTTGTGCGCCGCGGCAGCGAACTGCTGGGCTTTCCCATCGAAGTCATTGCTGGCGAAGAAGAAGCGCGGCTGATCTATCGCGGCGTTTCCAGCTCTTTGCCACCCAGCCAGCAACGTCGCCTGGTGATCGACATTGGCGGACGCTCTACCGAAATCATCATTGGCCAGCAAAGTCACACCCAGCAATTGGCCTCATTTGCCCTGGGCAGCGTTTCCTGGAGCAGCCAGTTCTTTGCCGATGGCGCACTGAGCAAATCCAACTTCGCCCAGGCCATCGCCGCAGCCAAGCAGGCATTGGCGCAGGCCCAGTTTGCCTACCCGGGCACAGCCTGGGACTGCGCCTATGCCTCTTCGGGCACCGCCAACGCAGTGGGGGATGCGCTAAGCGCACAGGGCATGGATGGCAAGGTCATCACACTGGCCAAACTGCGCCACCTGCAGGCACAGTTGCTGGAAATCGGTCATGTAGACAAGCTTCGCATTCCCGGCCTCAAGGAAGACCGCCGCCCTGTGGTGGCCGGCGGTATCAGCGTCATGCTGGCCGTGGTGGAGCTGCTGGGCATCAACGAGCTGGAAGTGGCGCAAGGCGCCTTGCGCCAGGGCGTGCTGCATGACCTGCTGGACCATGAACCGCCTGCCGACAAAGAGCTGGCCGAAATCGAGGCCCTGCAGCAGGACTTTGGTGTGGACACATCCCATGCGCTGCGCGTATCGCGCATTGCCAGCGAGCTGTGGCAGAGGATTCGCCCGGACATTGCCCCTGAAAGCTGCAGCCAGTCACTGAACATTGCAGCCCAGCTGCATGAAATTGGCATGCGCGTGGCACTGAGCAATTACCACCGTCACGGCGCCTATATCACCGAGCACTGTGGCATGGCCACCTGGGACCCTGCCCTGCGCCAGCGCATCACGCAGCTGGTGCTGGGTCATCAGGGCAAGCTGCGCAAGCTGGAAGACGCCATTGAAGAGCCTGATCTGGCCCTGCCGCTGATGGCACTGCGCATTGCTGTGCAGCTGTGCCACACACGGCGCGAGCCTGATGTGGCAGATTTGCAGCTCAAGCGCGCAGGCATGGAATGCAAACTGAGCACGCCACAAGGCTGGATGCAGAACTACCCCCAGTCAGCGCGGCTGCTGGAAGAAGAAGCGCTGGCCTGGAGCAAAACCCCCTGGAGCTTGAAGCTGCAATTGCGCTGAAACAGCAGCAGCCACGCTGACCTGCCAACGCGGGTCGCTCAAATCTCAGCAAAAAGGGACTGCCATGCAGTCCCTTTTCATTTGAGCTTATTGATATTGCTATGCAACTGATAGCTGCCAGCGCGTAGCTGCAGGCAGCTTTTCATGCTTTTCTTTCAGATATCCACCCAGAACATACGCAAGCAGCTCACCCAAAATAAGCAGTAAGGCACGTCCTGAGTGCCCCATCAGCGCCCGCGGCCGTAGCGGTCCATCAAGGCTCGCTGGGCGCCTGTGCCATCCGCCACACGCTTGGGCTTCTGATAGGTGCCTGACGCTTCCAGCGTCCATGCATCACGCTCATCGCCCAGGTAGGCGACCAGACATTCGTCAATCACACGCTGGCGCAGCTTTTTGTCAATCACCGGCCAGGCCAGCTCCACACGGCGCACCATATTGCGGCTCATCCAGTCAGCACTGGACAGCAGCAACTCTTCCTCCTTGCCCCAGGCAAAGTAGAAGACGCGGGAGTGCTCCAGAAAGCGCCCGATGATGGAGCGCACGCGAATGTTGTCCGTCAAGCCCGGGCGCTGCGCGGGCAACATGCAGGCGCCACGCACGATCAGATCGATCTCCGCGCCCTTGCGCCCAGCATCCACCAGAGCGCGAATCAGTGGCTCATCAGTCAGCGCATTCATCTTGATGACCATGCGTGCACGCTCGCCCCTGGCCGCCGCATCACCCACCTGAGCAATCAGCTCCAGCATGCGGTTTTGCAGATGAAAGGGGGCCATCACCAGCTTTTCCAGCTTGGGCATGGCGTTGTGGCTGGAAAGGTGACGGAACACCGCATCCATATCCGCCGTGATTTCGGCATCGCAAGTGAGCTGGCTAATGTCCGTGTACAGACGTGCGCTGCGCACGTTGTAGTTGCCAGTGGACAGGTGCGCATAACGCTTGAGCTGGTTGGTGCGCTTCTCGCGGCGCGTTATCAGCAGCATCTTGGCATGGGTTTTGAGCCCCACCACACCGTACACCACCTGCACGCCCAGAGACTCCAGCTTCTCGGCCCAGTTGATATTGGCTTCTTCGTCAAAGCGCGCCTTGAGCTCCAGCACTGCCAGCACTTCCTTGCCCCGCCCTACCGCTTCGGCCAGCAGCCGCATGATTTCAGAGTCGGAGCCCGTGCGATAAATCGTCTGCTTGATGGCCAGAACCTGCGGGTCATTCACCGCTTCGCGCAGCAACTCCAGCACCGCATCAAAGCTCTCGAAGGGCTGATGGATGATGATGTCGTTCTTGCGCATCTGCGCCATGATGGAGCGCCCCGGCGTGAGCTGCGCAGGCCATGCGGGCTTCCACTTGGGAAACAGCAAAGCCGGGTCATCCACCAGATCAATCAGCTGCATCTGGCGCACCAGATTCACCGGCCCTTTAACCCGGAAAAGCGCTTCTGGCGGCAGGCCATATTGCTCCAGCAGCAGGTCCGACAGCATGGGCGAGCACGAGGAGGAAACCTCCAGTCGCACGGCCTGACCGTAATGGCGATGGTTGAGTCCCTGGCGCAGCGCCATGCGCAAATCGACCAGATCATCTTCGTCAACCGCCAGATCGGAATTGCGCGTCACGCGAAACTGCGAGAACTCAGCCACTTCACGCTCTGGGAACAGCTCTGCCAGATGGGCTCGCACCACGCTGGAGATACTGACAAACAGGCGCTGCTTGCCGGAGATTTTCTCTGGCAATCGAATCAGCCGCGGCAGCGCACGTGGCACTTTGACAATTGCCACTTCGTTGGAGCGGCCAAACGCATCTACGCCATTGAGGCGAACGATGAAATTCAGCGCCTTGTTGGCAACCTGCGGGAATGGATGAGAGGGATCCAGCCCCACGGGCATCAGCAGTGGCTGAACCTCGCGCAGAAAGAACTCACGCACCCATTTGCGCTGGGTGGCATTGCGCTCACCGTGCGAAACCAGCCGGATCGCATGCTTGGTGAATGCCGGAATGATGGAGTGGTTGTAGAGCTGATACTGATGAGCCACCAGCGCGTGGGCCGTGGTCATCAGCGACTCATAGCTGCTGCGGGTGTAGATGCCTTTTTCATCCCCCGCAATCGCCGCTGAGACATGGGGGGCGCTGCGCACCTCAAACCATTCATCCAGGTTGGACGAGACAATGCAGAGGTAGCGCAAGCGCTCCAGCAAAGGAACATCCTCGCGCTCTGCCCAGCTCAGCACCCGTTCGTTGAACGCAAGAATGCTGTTGTCACGGTCCAGCAACTCCAGCTCTGATGCTGGTGGCGCAGGCGGAGCAGCTTTAGCCACAGGGGCTTTGGCCGCAGCCCTGCGCCGTGGTGCAGCTTTGGCAACTGGTGCTTTGCGACTGGCAGGCTCCATGGCTTGAGGCAGTTGTGGGTTTAACGATGGTGTGACAGCGGCCTCCGCTTCCACTGGCGCTTCGCCGCTTTTGTCACGAGCCAACCCCAGTGAAGCGGGGCCAGCCTCTACCGAGGCAGACTTTGAACTAACAGAAAGCTCTGATGAAGATGAGGCGTCAGGCGCCTCAGAAACACGAAGAGACGTAACCGAACCCGAAACAGATTGAGACATGTCATCAAAGGCATGAGAGCCTAGAAGCGCCCTTTAAGGGCTTTCCTACAGTCTGCCCGTCATTTATGACGTTCTCATGACTGTTTAATGACTTGCCCGCGTCGAATAAATACCTATCAGCCTGCCTTGACCACTTGGGCCAGGCGCTCTGCGCAGTTGCTGGCAGTGGCTTCGTCACGAGCTTCCACCATCACTCGCAACAATGGCTCTGTACCACTGGCACGAATGAGTACACGCCCACTGTCGCCCAGCTCTTGTTCTACCTGCTTCTGCATCAGGGGCAGCTGAGTGTTCTGCTTCCAGTCCTGCCCCGGCTGAAGACGCACATTAATCATGACCTGGGGAAACAACTTGACCTGTTCCAGCCACTCGGCCACAGATTTGCCTGAGCGCACGCAAGCCTGCAAAACCTGCAACGCACTGACCAGACCATCTCCAGTGGTGTGCTTATCCAGGGCCAGCAGGTGTCCCGAGCTTTCTCCGCCCAGTTGCCAGCCATTGGCAGCCAAGGCCTCCAGCACATAGCGATCACCAACTTTCGCACGCACAAAGCCCACGCCCTGTGCTTTGAGAGCCTGCTCGACAGCCATATTGGTCATCAGGGTACCTGCAATACCAGGCACAGGCTCATTGCGGGCCAATCGATCAGCCGCCATCAGATACAGCAGTTCATCGCCGTTGAACAAACGCCCCTTGGAATCCACCAGTTGCAGGCGGTCGGCATCACCATCAAGCGCCACGCCGAAATCTGCACTGTTGGCACGTACTGCACGTACCAATGCATCAGGATGCGTGGCCCCCACACCTTCATTGATGTTCAAGCCATCTGGTGTGCAGCCAATGGCGATGACGCTGGCACCCAGTTCATGAAACACCTTAGGCGCAATCTGATAGGCCGCGCCGTGCGCCGCGTCCACCACAATCTTCAACCCACGCAGCGAGAGCTTGTGGTCAAACGTGCTCTTGCAGAACTCGATGTAGCGCCCCGCTGCATCTTCCAAGCGGCTGGCTTTACCAAGACCTGCGGAGTCCACCCAGGACGGCTCTTCCAGCAAAGCGGCTTCAACTTCCTCTTCCCAGGAGTCTGGCAACTTCGTGCCCTGGGCACTGAAGAATTTGATGCCATTGTCATAAAAAGGATTGTGACTGGCACTGATCACCACACCCAGGCTAGCCCGCTGTGCACGCGTCAGATAAGCCACGCCAGGAGTAGGCAGCGGCCCCAGCAGCATGACATCAACGCCAGCAGACGCAAAGCCCGACTCCAGCGCGCTCTCCAGCATATAGCCAGAAATACGGGTGTCCTTGCCAATCAGCACCAGCGGACGCTCCTGCGTGCGGCGCAGCACGCGCCCCACCGCATGGGCCAGACGCAATGCGAAATCAGGTGTAATCGGCGACTTGCCTACTGTTCCGCGAATACCGTCGGTACCAAAATATTGACGAGCCATGGCTTCTGTATCCTTTTCTTCTCAATCAAACACAGTCGGGCAATGCCCTGACTTAGAGGGAGGCGTCATGCATGGCCTGCCAAACTGACAAAGCCTGCACCGTCTCTTTGACGTCATGCACCCGCACAATACGGGCACCCCGCTCTACAGCAAGCAAAGCTGCAGCAACGCTAGGAATCATTCGCTGATCCACAGGAAGGCCCGAGACCTGCCCTAAAGAGCCTTTACGGGACCAGCCTGCCAAAAGTGGGAAGTCTAGTTCCAGCAAGCCCTGCTGGTGTGCAAGCAAGGCAAAATTTTGTGCAACGCTTTTGCCAAAGCCAATGCCGTAGTCCCAGACAATGCGCTGACGCTCAACACCAGAGGCCAGCAAGGGCCGTGTTACCTGCATCAAAAAATCGTGGACTTCAGCCACCGCATTGCCTTGCATGTGATTCAAGTGCATGTTCTGCGGCGTGGCATGCATGTGCATCAGGCAAACGCCGCAGCTTGCGTGCGCTGCTACAACTTCATGTGCACCTGGCTGCCGTAATGCCCATATGTCATTGATGATGTCGGCCCCCAGGTCCAGAGCTGCACGCATCACCTCAGGCTTGTAGGTGTCGACTGAAACCGGCACCTGCAGCTTCACAGCTTCGGCAAGCACAGGCATCACACGATCCAGCTCTTCCTGCAAGGGAACTGCCGGAGAGCCCGGGCGCGTGGACTCCCCCCCAATATCTAGGATATGAGCACCGTCTTTCAAAAGCTGCTCTGCATGCGCCATGGCACCTGAGAGTCCTCCAGGCCTTCCACCGTCGGAAAAAGAATCTGGTGTCACATTCACAATGCCCATGACCAGAGGCTTTTCCAGACTCAATAAAAAACGTGATGTTTGCCACTGCGGTGCCATAGCGACTCCAGCTTTCCAGAAAAGACAAAAAGGTCCCGAAGGACCTTTTGTAACCGGCTTGTCAATCAAGCGGTAGTAGGTGAAGGCTCGGCATTCGAGGCCGGAGTACCTCCGGAAGAATTACCGCCATCCGACGAAGGAGGATTGCGTGGAGTCCAGTCCTTGGGCGGACGTGGCTCCTTGCCTGCCATGATGTCGTTGAGTTGCTCGGCATCGATGGTTTCCCAGTCCAGCATGGCTTTGGCCATGGCGTGCATCTTGTCGCTATTGTCTTCGATCAGCTTGCGCGCCAGCGTGTACTGCTCATCAATGATGCGACGCACTTCAGCATCCACCTTTTGCATGGTTTCTTCGCTGATGTTGCTGGACTTGCTCATGGAGCGGCCCAGGAAAGGCTCACCTTCCTGCTCTGCATAAACCATAGGGCCCAGTGCATCGGTCATGCCATAGCGGGTCACCATATCGCGAGCGATTGCGGTAGCACGCTCAAAGTCATTCGACGCACCAGTGGTCATCTGGTTCATGAAGACTTCTTCTGCAATACGGCCGCCGAACAGCATGGCGATCTGGTTGAGCATGTACTCCTTATCGTAGGAGTAGCGATCCTTCTCAGGCAGGCTCATTGTCACACCCAGCGCACGGCCACGAGGGATGATGGTGACCTTGTGCACAGGGTCGCACTTGGGCAGCAGCTTGCCGATCAGTGCGTGACCTGCTTCGTGGTACGCAGTATTGCGACGCTCTTCCTCGGGCATGACCATGGTCTTGCGCTCGGGGCCCATGATGATCTTGTCCTTAGCCTTTTCGAAGTCCTGCATCTCTACAGTACGTGCATTGCGGCGAGCAGCCATCAGGGCAGCTTCATTGCACAGGTTCGCCAGATCGGCACCCGACATGCCAGGCGTGCCACGCGCGATGATCGCGGGGTTCACATCCTGACCAACAGGAATCTTGCGCATGTGCACGTTCAGGATCTGCTCACGGCCACGGATATCGGGCAATGTCACATACACCTGACGGTCAAAACGGCCTGGGCGCAGCAAGGCGGCATCCAGAATGTCGGGGCGGTTGGTGGCTGCGACCACGATCACGCCGAGGTTGGTCTCGAAACCATCCATCTCCACCAGCATCTGGTTCAGAGTCTGCTCGCGCTCGTCGTTACCGCCACCCATGCCAGCACCACGCTGACGGCCAACGGCGTCGATTTCGTCGATGAAGATGATGCAAGGTGCATTCTTCTTGGCGTTTTCGAACATGTCGCGCACGCGAGCCGCGCCCACGCCAACAAACATTTCCACAAAGTCGGAGCCCGAGATCGAGAAGAAAGGCACCTTGGCTTCGCCCGCAATGGACTTGGCCAGCAGCGTCTTACCAGTACCAGGAGGGCCCACCAGCAGCAGACCACGGGGAATACGACCACCCAGCTTCTGGAACTTGTTGGGGTCCTTCAAGAAGTCAACAACTTCCTTGACTTCTTCCTTGGCCTCATCGCAACCTGCCACATCCGCGAAAGTAACAGTGTTGTTGTTCTCGTCAAGCATGCGCGCCTTGGACTTGCCAAAGCTGAAAGCGCCGCCCTTGCCGCCACCCTGCATCTGGCGCATGAAGTACACCCACACGCCAATCAGCAGCAGCATGGGGCCCCAGCTGACGAGCAGAGTCATCAGCAGCGAGCCTTCTTCACGGGGCTTGACGTCAAACTTGACGTTGTTGTTGATCAAATCGCCCACAAGGCCGCGATCCAGATAAGTCGCGGTGGTGCGGATCTTGCGATCATCCGTCGTGGTTGCCACGACTTCAGTGCCGCCAGAGCCTTCCTGAATCGTGGCGCTCTTGATGCGATTGCTGCGCACCTGCTCCAGGAATTCGGAGTAGCCAACATGGGAGGCACCGCCAGCGCCACGGGTGTCAAATTGCTTGAACACCGTAAACAGCACCATGGCGATGACCAGCCAGACGGCAATTTTTGAAAACCACTGATTGTTCAAACGGGGCTCCAAAGGAATATTCAGATGTAGAGGTCGAAAGCGAACTTCCAGACCTAGTTGAGGTTCATTTTAGGTGTTTCAAGCGCCAAAGCAGCCTATTCCCCGCTATAGCGGCCATAGGCAGAATGCGGTCTTGCACCCAACTAGCCCTAAGCCAATGTTTTATCAAGGCTTTGCGCTATCAGTTTCGCCAATTTGCTGCAGCAGAGCATAAGGTCATATACCCCTAAGCCTGCGCATCAAGCCATCAGGCGGGGTTCTTGAGCTGCGTGCCGACAAGGAAAATTTCTGCCGACCTGTCACGCGATGCCTTTGGCTTGATGGGCTTGACGACCTTGAAGGTTTGCTTGAACAGATCCACCAGCTCGTTGTAGCCACTGCCATGGAACAGCTTGACGACCAGCGAGCCCTCAGGCTTCATGTTGTTGACCGCAAAATCCACCGCCATCTCGATCAGCACCGCAACACGTGCGGCGTCCGTCGAGCCATGTCCGGACAGATTGGGAGCCATGTCGGAGACCACCACATCGGCCTTGCCGCCGCCCATGGCTTCTTCCAACTGCGCCAGCACGGACTCTTCGCGGAAATCCCCCTGGATGTAATGCACACCCTCGATAGGCTCCATGGGCAGCAAATCCAGCGAGATGATGCGGCCATTGAGTGCGCCCACCGCCGCACCATTGGGCGACAGACGGCGGCGTACATACTGGCTCCACGCGCCGGGTGCACAGCCCAAGTCCACCACAGTGTGACCGGGGTGAATGAGCTTGAGCGACTCGTCAATTTCCTTGAGCTTGTAGGCCGCACGGGCCCGATAGCCGTCTTTTTGTGCGGCTTTTACATACGGGTCATTGATGTGGTCGTACAGCCAATTCTTATTGACCTTCTTGCTTTTAGTTTTGGTATTCATGCCTGAATTCTCGCAGCCTTGATAATACGGGTATGCCCCAAATTGAATTAACTCCCGCAGAGCGCCGGGAACACCGCGCCGAAGCCCACCATCTGGACCCTGTGGTCCTCATCGGTGGCGATGGCCTGACCACTGCCGTACAGAAGGAAGTGGACGCCGCACTCAATGCCCATGGTCTGATCAAGGTCCGCGTTTTCAGCGATGACCGCGCTGGCCGTGAGCAAATCTACCAACAACTTTGCGACGAGCTGAACGCCGCTCCCATCCAGCACATTGGCAAGTTGCTGGTGCTGTGGCGCCCCATGCCCGAAAAAGAACGCCACCATGACGACGACCGCATGCCCGGCCCTCGTGATGTGAAGGTGCTCAAGTTCGGCCGCGCCGGTCAGAAGCCTGAAGTCAAGCAAATCCGCGTGCTGGGCAATCAACGCCTGACAGCAGGTGGCACCATCAAGCGCGCCAAGCCCAAGCAAAAATCGGTCAAAAAAGGCCGTCTGGACTAATCGCAGATTCGTCCGCCATCGCCCATTTGCCCACTTTTTTGCTGAGACCGCTTATCCATGGTTCAGACCACACAGCAGCAACGCCATATTCTTTGCATGAAATGGGGCACCAAGTACGGCCCGGAGTACGTCAACCGACTCTATGCCATGGTGCGCCGCCATCTCAGCGGAGATTTTCGCTTTGTCTGCCTGACCGATAGTTCCGAAGGGGTACGCCCCGAAGTGGAATGCCTGCCCATTCCAGACCTGAATATTCATCTGGCGCCCGGCCAGCGTGATGGAGCCTGGAAGAAGCTCACCACCTTTGAGCGCGATCTGCATGGACTCAAGGGTCAGGCCCTGTTTCTGGACCTGGATGTGGTGATCGTGGGCAGCATGGATGAGTTTTTCACGCTGCCTGGCGACTTCCGCATCATTCACGACTACCCGCGCTTTTGGCGTTTTGGCGAGCGCATTGTCGGCAATTCCTCGGTCTATCGCTTTGAGCTGGGCGCGCACGCCGATGTGCTGGATTATTTCCGCGCACACACCGAAGAAATGCGCGCCAAGTACCGCAACGAGCAGGAATACCTGTCGCACTTTCTGCACAAGCAGGGCAAGCTGGACTACTGGCCTGCCGCATGGTGCCCCAGCTTCAAGTACTACTGCATTCCGACCTGGCCTACCAATTATTGGAAAGAGCCTGTGCCGCCCGTTGATGCGCGCATCGTAATCTTCCACGGCGAGGTGAACCCGCCTGATGCACTGGAAGGCCGCCGCAACAAGCGCTTCCGCCACATCGAGCCCGCCAAGTGGATTGAAAAGGCCTGGGGCTGATCACACAGTCTCTGCGCACAAAAACAAAGGCGTTGACCACAAGGTTCAACGCCTTTTTTGTTGTCCGACGGCGGTGAGCTATCGGTGCTTGACATCCACCAGCGCATGGCCCTTCATGCGCGTGAGGATGGACAGCGGGCTGGCCTCCGGGTTGTATTCGCTGCCTGGCGGCAAAAACAAGGTCTGCTCCAGCATGTACTGCCCTGCCATCACGGCATGCACGGCCTGATCGGAAAAACACACCCAGGTAGAGCCCGCAGCAAACGGCACCGTTTCCTGCGGCGCGTTTTGCTGGTAGTCCATATCACCCTTCATGCCGTCGTGCAGCTGCAGCATCAGGTGGTCATACTCGCTGCGATAGGACTTGGTCACATGCAGCAACTCCAGCGCCTTGGCCTGCCAGGCGCTATAGGGCTTGGCGCGTGGCACAAACTTCTTGGCGACATCGGTGAAGGGCTCGCCCACACGCCAAACACGTGGCTGCCCATCGGGGTTCACATTGGTGAACACGCGCAAAATGCGCTCGCCGTAATTGGGGCGCGAGGGAAATGCATCCACATGCATGCGCTTGTCATCGGCGCGCCAGG is from Comamonas fluminis and encodes:
- a CDS encoding Ppx/GppA phosphatase family protein, whose translation is MAPESLLAAVDLGSNSFRLEIGRVGSHQRIERVEYLKETVRQGNGLNHRHELSLEAMQRGWECLARFGERLTGFAPAHVRAVATQTLREACNADEFVRRGSELLGFPIEVIAGEEEARLIYRGVSSSLPPSQQRRLVIDIGGRSTEIIIGQQSHTQQLASFALGSVSWSSQFFADGALSKSNFAQAIAAAKQALAQAQFAYPGTAWDCAYASSGTANAVGDALSAQGMDGKVITLAKLRHLQAQLLEIGHVDKLRIPGLKEDRRPVVAGGISVMLAVVELLGINELEVAQGALRQGVLHDLLDHEPPADKELAEIEALQQDFGVDTSHALRVSRIASELWQRIRPDIAPESCSQSLNIAAQLHEIGMRVALSNYHRHGAYITEHCGMATWDPALRQRITQLVLGHQGKLRKLEDAIEEPDLALPLMALRIAVQLCHTRREPDVADLQLKRAGMECKLSTPQGWMQNYPQSARLLEEEALAWSKTPWSLKLQLR
- the ppk1 gene encoding polyphosphate kinase 1; the protein is MEPASRKAPVAKAAPRRRAAAKAPVAKAAPPAPPASELELLDRDNSILAFNERVLSWAEREDVPLLERLRYLCIVSSNLDEWFEVRSAPHVSAAIAGDEKGIYTRSSYESLMTTAHALVAHQYQLYNHSIIPAFTKHAIRLVSHGERNATQRKWVREFFLREVQPLLMPVGLDPSHPFPQVANKALNFIVRLNGVDAFGRSNEVAIVKVPRALPRLIRLPEKISGKQRLFVSISSVVRAHLAELFPEREVAEFSQFRVTRNSDLAVDEDDLVDLRMALRQGLNHRHYGQAVRLEVSSSCSPMLSDLLLEQYGLPPEALFRVKGPVNLVRQMQLIDLVDDPALLFPKWKPAWPAQLTPGRSIMAQMRKNDIIIHQPFESFDAVLELLREAVNDPQVLAIKQTIYRTGSDSEIMRLLAEAVGRGKEVLAVLELKARFDEEANINWAEKLESLGVQVVYGVVGLKTHAKMLLITRREKRTNQLKRYAHLSTGNYNVRSARLYTDISQLTCDAEITADMDAVFRHLSSHNAMPKLEKLVMAPFHLQNRMLELIAQVGDAAARGERARMVIKMNALTDEPLIRALVDAGRKGAEIDLIVRGACMLPAQRPGLTDNIRVRSIIGRFLEHSRVFYFAWGKEEELLLSSADWMSRNMVRRVELAWPVIDKKLRQRVIDECLVAYLGDERDAWTLEASGTYQKPKRVADGTGAQRALMDRYGRGR
- the glmM gene encoding phosphoglucosamine mutase is translated as MARQYFGTDGIRGTVGKSPITPDFALRLAHAVGRVLRRTQERPLVLIGKDTRISGYMLESALESGFASAGVDVMLLGPLPTPGVAYLTRAQRASLGVVISASHNPFYDNGIKFFSAQGTKLPDSWEEEVEAALLEEPSWVDSAGLGKASRLEDAAGRYIEFCKSTFDHKLSLRGLKIVVDAAHGAAYQIAPKVFHELGASVIAIGCTPDGLNINEGVGATHPDALVRAVRANSADFGVALDGDADRLQLVDSKGRLFNGDELLYLMAADRLARNEPVPGIAGTLMTNMAVEQALKAQGVGFVRAKVGDRYVLEALAANGWQLGGESSGHLLALDKHTTGDGLVSALQVLQACVRSGKSVAEWLEQVKLFPQVMINVRLQPGQDWKQNTQLPLMQKQVEQELGDSGRVLIRASGTEPLLRVMVEARDEATASNCAERLAQVVKAG
- the folP gene encoding dihydropteroate synthase, with product MAPQWQTSRFLLSLEKPLVMGIVNVTPDSFSDGGRPGGLSGAMAHAEQLLKDGAHILDIGGESTRPGSPAVPLQEELDRVMPVLAEAVKLQVPVSVDTYKPEVMRAALDLGADIINDIWALRQPGAHEVVAAHASCGVCLMHMHATPQNMHLNHMQGNAVAEVHDFLMQVTRPLLASGVERQRIVWDYGIGFGKSVAQNFALLAHQQGLLELDFPLLAGWSRKGSLGQVSGLPVDQRMIPSVAAALLAVERGARIVRVHDVKETVQALSVWQAMHDASL
- the ftsH gene encoding ATP-dependent zinc metalloprotease FtsH, translating into MNNQWFSKIAVWLVIAMVLFTVFKQFDTRGAGGASHVGYSEFLEQVRSNRIKSATIQEGSGGTEVVATTTDDRKIRTTATYLDRGLVGDLINNNVKFDVKPREEGSLLMTLLVSWGPMLLLIGVWVYFMRQMQGGGKGGAFSFGKSKARMLDENNNTVTFADVAGCDEAKEEVKEVVDFLKDPNKFQKLGGRIPRGLLLVGPPGTGKTLLAKSIAGEAKVPFFSISGSDFVEMFVGVGAARVRDMFENAKKNAPCIIFIDEIDAVGRQRGAGMGGGNDEREQTLNQMLVEMDGFETNLGVIVVAATNRPDILDAALLRPGRFDRQVYVTLPDIRGREQILNVHMRKIPVGQDVNPAIIARGTPGMSGADLANLCNEAALMAARRNARTVEMQDFEKAKDKIIMGPERKTMVMPEEERRNTAYHEAGHALIGKLLPKCDPVHKVTIIPRGRALGVTMSLPEKDRYSYDKEYMLNQIAMLFGGRIAEEVFMNQMTTGASNDFERATAIARDMVTRYGMTDALGPMVYAEQEGEPFLGRSMSKSSNISEETMQKVDAEVRRIIDEQYTLARKLIEDNSDKMHAMAKAMLDWETIDAEQLNDIMAGKEPRPPKDWTPRNPPSSDGGNSSGGTPASNAEPSPTTA
- a CDS encoding RlmE family RNA methyltransferase; protein product: MNTKTKSKKVNKNWLYDHINDPYVKAAQKDGYRARAAYKLKEIDESLKLIHPGHTVVDLGCAPGAWSQYVRRRLSPNGAAVGALNGRIISLDLLPMEPIEGVHYIQGDFREESVLAQLEEAMGGGKADVVVSDMAPNLSGHGSTDAARVAVLIEMAVDFAVNNMKPEGSLVVKLFHGSGYNELVDLFKQTFKVVKPIKPKASRDRSAEIFLVGTQLKNPA
- a CDS encoding YhbY family RNA-binding protein, encoding MPQIELTPAERREHRAEAHHLDPVVLIGGDGLTTAVQKEVDAALNAHGLIKVRVFSDDRAGREQIYQQLCDELNAAPIQHIGKLLVLWRPMPEKERHHDDDRMPGPRDVKVLKFGRAGQKPEVKQIRVLGNQRLTAGGTIKRAKPKQKSVKKGRLD
- a CDS encoding glycosyltransferase, producing the protein MVQTTQQQRHILCMKWGTKYGPEYVNRLYAMVRRHLSGDFRFVCLTDSSEGVRPEVECLPIPDLNIHLAPGQRDGAWKKLTTFERDLHGLKGQALFLDLDVVIVGSMDEFFTLPGDFRIIHDYPRFWRFGERIVGNSSVYRFELGAHADVLDYFRAHTEEMRAKYRNEQEYLSHFLHKQGKLDYWPAAWCPSFKYYCIPTWPTNYWKEPVPPVDARIVIFHGEVNPPDALEGRRNKRFRHIEPAKWIEKAWG
- a CDS encoding Kdo hydroxylase family protein — translated: MESQIVKIDATDWNNVSGRDEWTAAVEAGKVLYFPQLTFQLTEQEKTLLRPDVRDPKTRNISLNVDGSIKGVVGDEGTQQQVAAMVTRFRDQATALIAGLFPAYMPVVRMAPTSYRPSQVETRAQSWRADDKRMHVDAFPSRPNYGERILRVFTNVNPDGQPRVWRVGEPFTDVAKKFVPRAKPYSAWQAKALELLHVTKSYRSEYDHLMLQLHDGMKGDMDYQQNAPQETVPFAAGSTWVCFSDQAVHAVMAGQYMLEQTLFLPPGSEYNPEASPLSILTRMKGHALVDVKHR